Proteins encoded in a region of the Pseudanabaena sp. BC1403 genome:
- a CDS encoding Tab2/Atab2 family RNA-binding protein, which translates to MSNIWELDFYSRPLLDANNKKIWELLICDRERQFEWVRECPPTEVNSEWLAKQLTDCVNMTGQNPIKIRFFRPSMTNIIMRGCKLAGITGQASRRVFTMSGWLAERMASIYPNRDGFQAVDPNPLPLKVLAAQDPKPVPDALMGERWISVSLKAGDFADAKEWSMDFSELLDISSLDPETIISGIIILSARATALAAWMSGVDPVFVKFERNLLGDRTQMQLEASADARWVLANLQAPKDKEAIAQGAAFEKSKQSSQGFHFLAVQTSPEEEHFAGFWMLKEVMSI; encoded by the coding sequence ATGTCGAATATTTGGGAGTTAGATTTTTATTCCCGTCCCTTGCTGGATGCTAATAATAAAAAAATTTGGGAATTGCTGATCTGCGATCGCGAACGCCAGTTTGAATGGGTGCGCGAATGTCCACCTACGGAAGTGAACTCCGAATGGCTAGCGAAGCAACTCACCGACTGCGTAAACATGACGGGGCAAAACCCCATTAAAATCCGCTTCTTTCGTCCCAGTATGACCAATATAATTATGCGTGGCTGTAAGCTGGCGGGAATCACAGGACAAGCATCTCGGCGTGTATTTACGATGTCAGGATGGTTGGCGGAGAGAATGGCGAGTATTTATCCTAATCGGGATGGCTTTCAAGCTGTTGATCCTAATCCTTTGCCTTTGAAAGTATTGGCAGCCCAAGATCCTAAACCCGTCCCAGATGCTCTGATGGGTGAGCGCTGGATATCGGTATCGCTGAAAGCAGGTGATTTTGCAGATGCGAAAGAATGGTCAATGGATTTTAGTGAACTTCTCGATATTAGTAGCCTTGATCCTGAAACTATTATTTCAGGGATAATTATTCTTTCTGCAAGAGCGACGGCTTTGGCGGCTTGGATGTCGGGAGTCGATCCTGTGTTTGTCAAGTTTGAACGCAATCTATTAGGCGATCGCACACAGATGCAGCTTGAAGCAAGTGCTGATGCTAGATGGGTTTTAGCTAACTTGCAAGCACCAAAAGATAAAGAGGCGATCGCGCAGGGAGCCGCATTTGAGAAATCCAAACAAAGTTCTCAGGGATTTCACTTCTTAGCGGTACAAACTAGTCCTGAAGAAGAGCATTTTGCAGGGTTTTGGATGCTGAAAGAAGTTATGTCAATATAG
- the petE gene encoding plastocyanin: protein MNIASFAKKLSLLIASFVFIVGSFFMSASPAAADTVTVKMGSDGGQLVFEPKVVTIKVGDTVKWVNNKAFPHNIVFDGHEELSHKKLAQKPKAELESTFNEAGEFAYYCSPHRGAGMQGKVVVQ, encoded by the coding sequence ATGAATATTGCGTCATTTGCGAAAAAGCTTAGCCTTTTGATCGCTAGCTTCGTTTTTATTGTCGGTAGTTTTTTCATGTCAGCGAGCCCTGCTGCTGCTGATACTGTCACCGTTAAGATGGGTTCTGATGGTGGTCAGCTAGTATTCGAGCCTAAAGTGGTCACAATCAAAGTAGGCGATACTGTCAAATGGGTTAACAACAAAGCTTTCCCACACAATATTGTGTTTGACGGTCATGAAGAACTTTCTCACAAGAAGTTAGCGCAAAAGCCTAAGGCTGAGCTAGAGTCCACCTTTAATGAAGCTGGTGAGTTCGCTTACTACTGCTCTCCCCACCGTGGCGCTGGTATGCAAGGCAAAGTAGTTGTTCAATAA
- the galT gene encoding galactose-1-phosphate uridylyltransferase, whose protein sequence is MFYELTPMSHLRQNVITKDWVIFATERSKRPHEFARSHDDIPPELPIYKHSCPFCKGNENPAETEYLRIEDECGWRVRIIPNKYPALSPIGDRVRHSDGIHRSITGVGYHEVLIEHPDHNATIALMEIRDVINILKAYRQRYNLIRLDQRIESIIIFKNHGESAGTSLEHPHSQITATPVVPSQIRYRMIEAISYFDDMGECLFCYTLRDELKAKERIVLETEYFVTFIPYAALSPFHMWVFPRSHNSSFGDISEPEIADLAYTLKTVLAKLYYGLNNPAYNYTIRSMPTDEKQSDYFHWYLAIVPRVSQSAGFELGSGMYINTAMPEDSAKFLREIEIP, encoded by the coding sequence ATTTTCTATGAGCTCACTCCGATGTCACATCTCCGCCAAAACGTAATTACTAAAGACTGGGTGATTTTTGCTACAGAGAGATCTAAGCGTCCCCATGAATTTGCGCGATCGCATGATGATATCCCGCCAGAGTTGCCAATTTATAAACATAGTTGTCCTTTTTGCAAGGGTAATGAAAATCCCGCCGAAACAGAATATCTACGGATAGAAGATGAATGCGGTTGGCGGGTGCGGATTATCCCGAATAAATATCCTGCGCTCTCTCCTATAGGCGATCGCGTTCGGCATAGCGACGGTATTCATCGCTCGATTACAGGCGTGGGCTATCACGAAGTCTTAATTGAACATCCTGACCATAATGCCACGATTGCCTTGATGGAAATTAGGGATGTGATTAATATTCTCAAAGCCTATCGTCAGCGCTATAACTTGATTCGCCTAGATCAACGCATTGAAAGCATCATCATCTTTAAAAATCATGGTGAGAGCGCAGGTACATCTCTAGAACATCCACATTCACAGATTACGGCTACACCCGTTGTCCCATCGCAAATCCGCTATCGGATGATCGAAGCAATCAGCTATTTCGATGATATGGGCGAATGTTTATTTTGCTATACCCTCAGAGATGAGTTAAAGGCAAAAGAACGAATTGTCTTAGAAACAGAATATTTTGTGACTTTCATTCCTTATGCCGCACTTTCCCCTTTCCATATGTGGGTATTCCCTCGAAGTCACAATTCTTCCTTTGGCGATATTAGTGAACCTGAAATAGCTGATCTTGCCTATACTCTCAAAACAGTTCTTGCCAAGTTATATTATGGCTTAAATAATCCTGCTTACAATTACACAATTCGCTCAATGCCGACTGATGAGAAGCAATCTGATTACTTCCACTGGTATCTAGCGATCGTGCCTCGTGTGTCCCAATCGGCAGGGTTTGAGCTAGGTAGTGGTATGTATATCAATACGGCAATGCCAGAAGATAGTGCTAAATTTTTGCGGGAAATTGAGATTCCATAA
- a CDS encoding diguanylate cyclase, whose protein sequence is MIAMIDDELVFIDELEFADEVDSVSPKDSLQNLESWKILIVDDEVEIHNITRLALGDFTFDNKKLQFLSAYSGIDARQMMIDNPDVAVTLLDVIMESDDAGLITAKYIREILQNRAIRIILRTGQPGQVPERQVIIDYDIDDYKTKTEFTSQKLFTTIITALRSYKAYVELASINNELEQRVEDRTIKLQDEIDRRKEAEDILYGVLNSSLDGIVALKAVRESTGYIQDFRCLMINPIIIKAFGKNHEDLIGKLVPQNLFTLLEPDLFDRLVTIVETGEPLERDFYYQWGKSCWYQFAVVKMEDGLAITVRDITARKQAELALQDANQKLEVLVNLDGLTKVANRRCFDARLNEEWKRLARAERSLSLILFDLDSFKLYNDFYGHLAGDDCLIKVAQAVHKSVDRAGDLVSRYGGEEFVVLLPDTDLEGAISVAVRIQEALQILEIPHERSEVKPIVTVSLGIASLVPTIEVQPEILINQADQALYSAKQQGRDRYAIFHNNQT, encoded by the coding sequence ATGATTGCAATGATTGATGATGAGCTAGTATTCATAGATGAACTAGAATTTGCTGACGAAGTAGATTCAGTTTCGCCAAAAGATTCTCTACAGAATCTTGAGTCTTGGAAGATTCTGATCGTCGATGATGAAGTAGAGATTCATAACATCACCCGCCTTGCCTTAGGCGATTTTACTTTTGACAATAAAAAACTACAGTTCCTAAGCGCCTATTCAGGTATAGATGCACGTCAGATGATGATCGACAATCCTGATGTGGCAGTTACTTTGCTCGATGTAATAATGGAATCTGATGATGCTGGTTTGATTACAGCAAAGTACATTCGCGAAATACTCCAAAACCGAGCAATTCGGATCATTTTACGGACAGGACAGCCAGGACAGGTACCCGAAAGACAAGTTATTATTGATTATGATATCGATGATTATAAGACCAAAACAGAATTTACTTCGCAAAAGTTGTTTACCACGATTATTACTGCTCTGCGCTCATATAAAGCTTATGTCGAATTAGCCTCAATTAATAATGAATTAGAACAACGAGTAGAAGATAGAACCATCAAATTACAGGATGAAATTGACAGGCGAAAAGAAGCAGAAGATATCCTTTATGGCGTTTTGAATAGTTCTCTTGATGGTATTGTCGCTCTAAAAGCGGTTCGAGAATCGACAGGATATATTCAAGACTTCCGTTGCCTGATGATCAATCCCATAATTATCAAAGCTTTTGGAAAAAACCATGAAGATTTGATCGGCAAACTAGTTCCCCAAAATTTATTCACGCTTCTCGAACCAGATCTCTTTGATCGCTTGGTTACGATTGTCGAGACAGGGGAACCTCTAGAACGTGATTTTTATTATCAATGGGGAAAATCTTGCTGGTATCAGTTTGCAGTCGTTAAGATGGAAGATGGGCTAGCGATTACAGTCCGAGATATTACTGCACGTAAACAGGCCGAACTGGCTTTGCAAGATGCCAATCAGAAACTTGAAGTCTTGGTGAATTTGGATGGTTTGACCAAGGTAGCTAACCGTCGTTGTTTTGACGCGAGACTAAATGAAGAATGGAAACGTTTAGCCAGAGCAGAGCGATCGCTTTCATTAATTCTGTTCGATTTGGATTCATTCAAACTCTACAACGATTTTTATGGGCATCTTGCTGGCGATGATTGCCTGATCAAGGTGGCACAGGCTGTGCATAAGTCGGTTGATCGAGCTGGTGATTTAGTATCGCGCTATGGAGGTGAAGAATTTGTGGTACTGCTTCCTGATACTGATTTGGAAGGAGCCATTTCAGTCGCAGTGCGAATTCAGGAAGCGCTTCAGATACTGGAAATTCCTCACGAACGTTCTGAGGTAAAGCCAATTGTCACGGTCAGCTTAGGGATTGCTTCACTTGTACCGACAATAGAAGTTCAGCCAGAGATATTAATTAATCAAGCTGATCAAGCGTTATACAGTGCCAAACAGCAAGGACGCGATCGCTACGCTATTTTCCATAACAACCAAACATGA
- the psbV gene encoding photosystem II cytochrome c-550: MSVIMNKNSFKYLAVAIAFVMLAFQLFTTSVSAADIPIALRTVPLNENTNIVLTQKDISKGKKLFSNTCATCHLGGATFTNPNVNLSPDSLAGANPVRNNVLGLVDFMKNPTTYDGVTEIYDVHPSLKSTDIFPTMRGLTDNDLKLIAGYILYEPNVRGIAWGGGKIYY, translated from the coding sequence CGGTGGCGATCGCATTCGTAATGCTAGCCTTCCAGCTTTTTACCACCAGCGTCAGCGCAGCCGACATTCCGATCGCACTGCGTACCGTTCCCCTTAACGAAAACACCAATATTGTCTTAACCCAAAAAGACATTTCTAAGGGTAAGAAATTATTCTCCAATACCTGTGCTACCTGCCACCTTGGCGGCGCAACATTTACCAATCCCAACGTCAACCTTTCTCCCGACTCCTTGGCTGGTGCAAACCCCGTTCGTAACAACGTCCTTGGTTTGGTTGATTTCATGAAGAATCCCACCACCTATGATGGTGTGACCGAAATCTATGACGTTCACCCTAGCCTCAAGAGCACCGATATTTTCCCAACCATGCGTGGTCTTACTGACAACGACCTCAAGCTAATAGCTGGTTATATCCTCTACGAACCCAATGTTAGAGGTATCGCTTGGGGCGGCGGAAAGATATACTATTAA